From Rhodamnia argentea isolate NSW1041297 chromosome 10, ASM2092103v1, whole genome shotgun sequence, a single genomic window includes:
- the LOC115726436 gene encoding dirigent protein 22-like codes for MAHFKAGFTILAFFFSLTFLTAIKSETLFARRLSAQDQFRLKPEKMTHLRFYLHDTLTGQHPTAFPVAQAAITNTSSTFFGLVAVIDDPLTVTPDLNSTLVGRAQGMYASSSQSEVALTITMNLVFAEGAYNGSTLSVLGRNPILKNPRELTIVGGTGVFRFARGYIQLRTYTYNATTNNAIVKYDVYASHY; via the coding sequence ATGGCTCACTTCAAAGCGGGTTTCACCATCCTggccttcttcttttccctcacCTTCCTCACGGCGATCAAATCCGAGACGCTGTTCGCTCGACGACTATCTGCTCAAGATCAGTTTCGGCTCAAACCGGAGAAGATGACCCATCTTCGCTTCTATCTCCACGACACGCTCACCGGGCAACACCCTACCGCCTTCCCTGTCGCCCAAGCGGCAATCACAAACACGTCGTCCACGTTTTTCGGCCTCGTCGCCGTCATCGACGACCCGCTGACCGTGACCCCAGATCTAAACTCGACTCTCGTTGGGAGAGCTCAGGGAATGTACGCGTCGTCGTCGCAGAGTGAGGTCGCCCTCACCATAACCATGAACTTGGTCTTCGCAGAAGGGGCGTACAACGGGAGCACGTTGAGCGTGTTGGGGCGGAACCCGATCCTGAAAAATCCGAGGGAGCTGACCATCGTTGGCGGGACCGGCGTTTTCAGGTTCGCTCGCGGATATATCCAGCTAAGAACTTACACTTACAACGCAACAACGAATAATGCCATTGTGAAGTACGATGTTTACGCATCACATTACTGA